The DNA segment TATTAGCTAAAGGTTTCATCTTTAATGTATTCATTGTACAATAATATGTAGAAACATACATCTTCGTTTTTAAGTAGGAGGAATTATATAGTGGATATGCATTTAGTTATTGGAATTGGGTTCTTACTATTACTTGGTTATTTGACTTCTTTAAACTTTACACACTGAATATGAAAAGCTGCCCATCAATTATTGAGGGCAGCTTTTTCTATGAATCCATAATGGAATTTAGTATTGGGTCGAATAATTTGATTGAATCCAAACTCTTTAAACCAAGAAGACCGAAAATGAGCTTTTAATACGACACGCTTTTTTGCAACTCGTAAGGCCTCATGTATCCATTCAGAACTTAATGATTCTCGTACCCCTAGAGATCGCAGTGGTCCAATAGAGTCTGACTCTTTAATTAAAGTTTCGAACATTGGATCCATATAGATAACATCAAAAGAATTCTCGTCTAATTGCTTCAAATACGAAAGAGCGTCAGAAGAAATAATTTGAATTTGATTCATTAATGATTCAAATTCAACATAATCTGTTCTTCCTTTATGAAAAGCTTCCTGTAAAATAAAGGCCAGCACTGGATTTGCTTCGCATCCTTTTATATACCCCGTATCACCAATTGCAAAGGCGGCAACTAAACTATCCGAACCAAAACCAAGCGTACAGTCTAGGAATGAATCACCTGCTTGTAATTGGCAAACTTCAAGTAGAGGATCTCTTTCCCCCCTCGCTAAACGCTTTAAACGAAACTTCGCTGAACTTGGATGAAAAAAGAAAGGTTCTGATGAATTTAATCCATGGCACTCCCATCGACTCTTCGTTGCAACTAAAACATCACTTTGAAAATGTTGTTGTAATTGTATTATGTTCCTTTTCTGACGGTCAACGTAAGACAAGCCTAATTGAGTTGCTGCATTTTGAGCAAGTTGCTTTGTATATTCAGTTCTTCGTCCAGCAGTTGTGACAATGGTTTTCACGAAGCGGTAACTTGATTAAGTACCGTAACTAAATGTTCTTTTATATGTTCCATTGAAAACCCTTCAATTTGTTCACGAGGTATGAAATATGCTAGCTTGCCATCTTTCACAATCGCAATTGAAGGAGAGCTTGGTGGTACTTCTTCGAAGAATGCACGCATTTGATAAGTTGCTTCTTGATCTTGACCTGCAAAGACAGTCACTATATGTTCAGGTTTGTTCGTCACTTCAGTCAGTGCTTGAGCAACAGCAGGACGTGCTAAACCAGCTGCACAACCACAAACGGAATTAATCATAATTAAGGAAGTACCTGTAGCTTGTGTCATATGTTCGCTAACCATTTCCGCATTAGTTAATTCTTTAAAACCAACACTTACAAGCTCTGCTCTCATTGGTTTTACTATTTCTTTCATGTACTCATCGTAAGCATTCATTTATTATCCCTCTTTCTTTTTCTACTCGCGCTTGATATTTATGCCTTTACATTACCATCATAACTTGTATTTCTTATCTTTTCACGTAATCGTGTTATTTTTGTTCGTTTATTGTTAGTTTTTTTGAAATTAAATAATTCGTTACAATCTTTTCATTTATGCTCTGCTTTATTTTAACATAAATACGGAGCCCAATATAGGACTCCGTATTTATATAAACAGTCAAGATTTAAGGCTTTTATATGGATAGTTCTATTCATTCATTCCTATTTATTAAGGACTCGATTAAAAATCCTTATTCTCATAATCTTTACACTTCCGGTGCATTATTAACCTTTCGTTTTTTTTTCGTTTATAAAGCTCTGATGGATCAGTGAATATTCATACCAATTGGCTAGCCCATTTTTCTCTTTTAATACTTTAGTCCACAGTATGTAAGTATTGCTCTGATTTCGGGCTTCATTCTTCACTACGTTTTATGGTGTCGAGCTGTTCACTACCCAATAAAATGGAAGCACAGTCTCACTCATTACTATGGTATAATTACCCAAAATGAGAGGAGGGTTCATAAATGAGCGGTGATGCATTTTTTGCTATTATACCAATCTTAAGTATTTTCTTTTACTTAGCGCCAGTTTTATTTGTTAATATACAGAAGGATAAAAACAAAATTCTAAGTACTATTTCTGACAAGTTAGAAAAGCTAAATAATTAGACGGGGAATCCGATCTCTTTTTATATCACAGTATTCTTTTCCCAGTACTTATAAAGGAATATGAGTTTTATTAGATTGAAGTTTATCATGCCATTTATTAAATATGAGATAATAAAGCATCCGACGTTGATTTTTCACAATCGAAAAATCCGTTTCATTAGCCTAGTAGAATTGCATGAAACAACCCCTCACAACTTTATGAACTTCTGTATCAGAAAAAGGTAGTGAAAAGTGAGTACATCACTTTTCACTACCTCTTCACATTGTATATCCTACAATTATTTTCTGGATTCGGTCATTTGTTTCCAAACGGAACCTTTAGCTTCTTCGCCTTGCTCGATTCGAGCAATTGCCATATTTACTTGTAATTTCACTTCAAATTCAGTATCTTCCTTAGCTTCATGAAGAGCAGGAAGTGATTTTTCCGTTCCAGTTTCATATAAAAACATGGCTGCTCTCCAGCGTACGAGCTTATTTCTATCTTTCAAAGCTTGTTGCATAGCATCTTCAAATTGTGGGAACCCAAGATCGCTCATACAATCTCCAGCAGTACGTCGAACTGAAGAACTTTTGTCCTTCAAAGCATTTTCCATGTGAGGGATGACATTTTCATTATCTATCATTCCTAAATAGACGGTAGCTAAACGACGAATTGACATTTGTTCATCTTGAAGAGCCTCAGAAAGAAGGGGCAAATTGCTAACAGATGGATTCGCCAATTGATCAAGTAATTGGAATCGTTCTTGCCAAGAATCTACTTGAAAATCTTCTAAAGACACTTGACGTCCATATGCAAGCACTTCACTTTTTGGACTATTCGCTTCTTCTATCAATTGTTGTAATCGTGAATCAGGGTAGGTTGCTTCAATTTCTTCTCTGAGTTGTTCGGCAATATCTTTTTTTTCGCCGTAACGCACACCAAAGTCAGCCCATTTACGCTGTAAGATGTAATTTTCGTCATTTTCTTTCATACTCGCATTCATCGCTTCTACAAAGCGAGGTGAAAGTGCTATACGTTCTTCAGTTGTTTGGTCGAATACTTTGACTTGAAGTGGAATACCTTTAATTTGTTGGACATGAACATAAACTTCACCGAAATGTTCGTTTAATTGGTTTTCACTTTCAACTGATGCATGATTCTCCCCAAAAGCATTACGAACTTCGACTAAAATTTGTTCCCAGTTATTTTTTGCAAGACGTTCAATTGCTAAAAAATCTGCAACATGATAAATTCCTTTTACACCTTGAATATTTAATATGGATATAATTTCTTTTGGTGCATCTAAGTTTTCATCTTTTTTATAATTAAAACTTTTCCCAAAAGGGAGTTCATGATCCACAATAACTTTCATTGTATTTGGACTTGGTGTTGGTTCAATTGTTAGTATTTTCACGCAATATCCCTCCTACCCATATTGTACCATTAGCTACTAATTTCTTGCAGATATGTCCATCGCTCAATAAATTGATTGTATTGCTCATTTAATGCTTCTAAATGATTCGTAGCTTTTTGAAGTTTTTCGAAATCTGAACCAGCAGATTCCACATCTTTTTCGGCAGCAATAATCGCTCCCTCCACTTTTTCGATATCAGCTTCGATGGTTTCCCATTCTTTTTGTTCTTTAAAGGATAATTTTTTCTTTTGTTCTTTAATCTTTATTGGTTCTGGTTCTTCAAATACAACTTCTTCTACCTTAAGTTCTGGTACTTGATCAAGAAAATCCGAATAAATTTCTTGAACCTCACGTGTATTCCCTTTACCATCTAATACCCACAGCTTTTTCGCGATACGATCTAAGAAGAATCGATCATGGGAAATCGTAATAACAACACCTGGAAATTGTTCTATAAAATCTTCTAGAACTGATAATGTTTGAATGTCTAAATCATTTGTTGGCTCATCTAATAACAAAACATTTGGCTGTTCCATTAATAATTTCAATAAATGAAGTCTTTTGCGCTCTCCCCCTGATAACTTACCAATGAGCGTACCGTGAACTTTAAGTGGGAATAAGAATTTCTCTAACATCTGAGCGGCTGAATGTCTTACTCCATCTGATCCTTCAATATCATTTGAAGATTCTCTAACATACTCAATCATTCGCGTCATAGGATTCATTGGAGGAATGGTTTGTTCAAAATAAGCAATTTTTACGGTTTGACCAGTACTCAATTCACCACTATCAGGCTGAATTTTCTCAGCCAACATATTGATTAATGTACTTTTCCCAGCACCATTAGGACCGACAATACCAATTCGATCACCCGGTTGAAGTAAAAAAGAAAAATTCTGAATGATTTTTTTGTCTTCATAAGCTTTTGATAAATCTATCCCTTCAAGAACTTTTTTACCTAGTCGAGTGGTTGCAATTTTCATGTCTAAAGACGAATTGTCATTATTTCGGTCCATTGACTCATCCAACTTATCAAAGCGCTGTATACGTGCTTTTTGTTTTGTGGTTCTTGCTTTTGCTCCTCGTCGAATCCATTTAAGTTCTGAACGGAAGTGATTTTCCTGTTTAACCTGAGAAGAGGCTGCCATTTCTTCTCGAATTGCTTTCGCTTCTAAATAATCACCATAATTACCACGATGTGTATACATAGTTTGATCTGCAATTTCATAGATATGAGTAGATACGCCATCTAAGAAATAGCGATCATGTGTGACAAAAATAATGGCGCTAGAAAGTCTTGCTAAACTTTCTTGTAACCACTGTGACGATTTTACATCTAAATGGTTGGTAGGTTCATCTAATAAAATTAAATCAGCTGGTTCAACTAGTACTTTTGCTAACGCAACCCTTTTAAGTTGACCACCTGAAAGTTCATTCACTTTGCGATCGAACATATCAATCCCAAGCTTTTGTAACGCAGTCTTAGCCATTGAATTAATATCCCATGCATTATAAAGATCCATTTCTGATTGAATTTCCATATATGCATCTTGGTATTCTACAGATGAAGAATCCTCGTTTAATTTATCCAAAGCATCTTCATATTTTCTGTTTATCTGTAATGCAGGTGAGTCCCCGCTAAAGACAGCTTGAAGAACTGTTAAATCGTCATCAAACTGAGGATCTTGTTCTAAAATTGCAATGCGATATTGATTTGGATGGTCCATTGATAGACTATCTGCCTCAAGTTGATTCGCAAGAATGGAAAGGAACGTTGATTTTCCAGTTCCGTTTACTCCGATTAAGCCTGCACGTTCTCCTGCATATATCGTAAAATCGATATTTTCAAATAATGTCTTTACTCCAACCGTTTTTGTTAAATTTGATACAATTAAATGACTCAATATTCTTCACTCGTTTCTATTTTAAGTTGGTCAATAAATGCCAACATATATTCATGACGTTGTAAGGCAAGTTTTTTTCCTGTCTTGGTAACCATTAAATCTTTTAATAACAATAATTTTTCATAAAAATGAGTAACTGATGATGTATCTTTAGTGTGGTATTCTTTTTCGGACATGTTTAATCTTGCAGTTTCTGACCAATCATAAAGATTTCTACCTCGGGCACCACCAAAAGCAAATGTTCGGGCAATTCCTATTGCACCCATTGCATCAAGTCTATCTGCATCTCTAACAATTTTCGCTTCAATTGAAGTTGCTTCTTTTTCATTGCCACCATTAAAAGAAACTGATTCAATAATTTCAACAATCCGCTTTCTGTCTAAAGGTGACAGCTCCAATTGATTTATAATAGCTGTCTCTTGTTTTTTCCCTTCAGTCCCACTATATTTGACATCACTAATATCATGAAGAAGTACAGCAAGTTCAATTAAATCGTTACGTACATTTCCTTCTTGGCCACTAATAATATGTGCATTTCTTCTTACTCGTTGAATATGTTGAAAGTCATGACTTGCATCAAATTTATCATAAATAACTTTCACTAAATTTTCACATCTCTCAATAGAGTTCAAATTTACCGTCCTTCCTTAACGTGCTATTACAACTAACTACCTGTATCATTGCATAGATATGGTTCTAATCGCAACAGAATGATTCGACAGATAATTGACTAGTTTCGACAAATCATGTATAGTATAGCCATCCATTCACAGAATATTTAATGTTTTGAGGATCAGGAAATTGACATTTCACTCTAATATTTTGAGGAGGAACGTTCATGCACCAAGGCAAAGTAAAATGGTTTAACATTGAAAAAGGATACGGCTTTATCGAATACAATAATGGTGATGATGTGTTCGTCCATTTTACTGGAATCCAAAGTGATGGATTTCGAACGTTAGAAGAAGGTCAAAATGTTACTTTCGAAATAATCGAAGGCAACCGAGGTCCACAAGCCGCAAATGTATTATTAATTTCAAAATAAGTTGACCCACCAATTTTTGATTGGTGGGTTTTATGTTCTCGATATTTAGTTTTTAGTTTTTACTTTACTGAGTTCTTTCCCTAAAAACTGTAACTGATCACCAACAGTACAACCGCTGATACAAAAACGGTGTGCCAATGTTTTTCCACCTTTATTATTGAGCTCTCTTTTAATAAAGCAACCATCGCAATATGTTCCAAGTAAATTATCGATTTCACGAATAACTGTTTTTTTGTTCACTTGCTACATCCTTTCAACGCAATCCTCCAATATCCTTTTCGATTATCTTAATTTACAGTATAACTTTATTTTACACCTTCGTTGCAATTGCTGGCAACTGACATTATAATAATCAAGTTGGAAAATATGCCGTTTTTTATTATCAGTGGTTCCTAAAATCCCGCGTTATCAAAACTACAGGAGGACTTATTTTGTTTAATGAAGTACTTGGATTAGCTTTTGCAATTTTAAATATGATATTCGTTTTAATCATGTATAAATTTTTCGGAAAAACAGGGTTATTTGTATGGGTTGGATTTGCCACTGTACTAGCAAACATTCAAGTAGTAAAACTTATTGAAATTTTTGGATTAACAGCTACTCTTGGAAATGCAGTATATGGAAGTATTTTTTTAGTTACTGATATATTAAATGAGAAGTACGGAAAAAAAGAAGCTAAAAAAGCAGTCTGGTTAGGATTTTCGTCTTTAATTATGATGACAATCATCATGCAACTAGTGATACAATTTCAGCCAGCCCCTGATGATTTTGCGCAAGACTCCCTGGAAACTATTTTCGGATTGATCCCGCGAATCGCACTTGGTAGCTTAATTGCATATATCATAAGTCAATATACGGATGTAATAATTTTTAGTTTCTTACGTAAGGTATTCCCTGCTGATGGGGCATTCTGGATACGAAATAACGGATCTACAATGATTAGTCAGTTATTAGATACTCTTATATTTACAACTATTGCGTTCGTAGGTGTTTTTCCGAAAGAAATTTGGCTAAGTGTATTTATTTCGACGTATGCATTGAAATTCCTCGTCTCAATTATTGGTACGCCATTTGGATAT comes from the Paenisporosarcina antarctica genome and includes:
- a CDS encoding class I SAM-dependent methyltransferase → MKTIVTTAGRRTEYTKQLAQNAATQLGLSYVDRQKRNIIQLQQHFQSDVLVATKSRWECHGLNSSEPFFFHPSSAKFRLKRLARGERDPLLEVCQLQAGDSFLDCTLGFGSDSLVAAFAIGDTGYIKGCEANPVLAFILQEAFHKGRTDYVEFESLMNQIQIISSDALSYLKQLDENSFDVIYMDPMFETLIKESDSIGPLRSLGVRESLSSEWIHEALRVAKKRVVLKAHFRSSWFKEFGFNQIIRPNTKFHYGFIEKAALNN
- a CDS encoding conserved virulence factor C family protein, yielding MKILTIEPTPSPNTMKVIVDHELPFGKSFNYKKDENLDAPKEIISILNIQGVKGIYHVADFLAIERLAKNNWEQILVEVRNAFGENHASVESENQLNEHFGEVYVHVQQIKGIPLQVKVFDQTTEERIALSPRFVEAMNASMKENDENYILQRKWADFGVRYGEKKDIAEQLREEIEATYPDSRLQQLIEEANSPKSEVLAYGRQVSLEDFQVDSWQERFQLLDQLANPSVSNLPLLSEALQDEQMSIRRLATVYLGMIDNENVIPHMENALKDKSSSVRRTAGDCMSDLGFPQFEDAMQQALKDRNKLVRWRAAMFLYETGTEKSLPALHEAKEDTEFEVKLQVNMAIARIEQGEEAKGSVWKQMTESRK
- a CDS encoding BrxA/BrxB family bacilliredoxin, producing the protein MNAYDEYMKEIVKPMRAELVSVGFKELTNAEMVSEHMTQATGTSLIMINSVCGCAAGLARPAVAQALTEVTNKPEHIVTVFAGQDQEATYQMRAFFEEVPPSSPSIAIVKDGKLAYFIPREQIEGFSMEHIKEHLVTVLNQVTAS
- a CDS encoding ABC-F family ATP-binding cassette domain-containing protein, which codes for MSHLIVSNLTKTVGVKTLFENIDFTIYAGERAGLIGVNGTGKSTFLSILANQLEADSLSMDHPNQYRIAILEQDPQFDDDLTVLQAVFSGDSPALQINRKYEDALDKLNEDSSSVEYQDAYMEIQSEMDLYNAWDINSMAKTALQKLGIDMFDRKVNELSGGQLKRVALAKVLVEPADLILLDEPTNHLDVKSSQWLQESLARLSSAIIFVTHDRYFLDGVSTHIYEIADQTMYTHRGNYGDYLEAKAIREEMAASSQVKQENHFRSELKWIRRGAKARTTKQKARIQRFDKLDESMDRNNDNSSLDMKIATTRLGKKVLEGIDLSKAYEDKKIIQNFSFLLQPGDRIGIVGPNGAGKSTLINMLAEKIQPDSGELSTGQTVKIAYFEQTIPPMNPMTRMIEYVRESSNDIEGSDGVRHSAAQMLEKFLFPLKVHGTLIGKLSGGERKRLHLLKLLMEQPNVLLLDEPTNDLDIQTLSVLEDFIEQFPGVVITISHDRFFLDRIAKKLWVLDGKGNTREVQEIYSDFLDQVPELKVEEVVFEEPEPIKIKEQKKKLSFKEQKEWETIEADIEKVEGAIIAAEKDVESAGSDFEKLQKATNHLEALNEQYNQFIERWTYLQEISS
- a CDS encoding HD domain-containing protein; the protein is MNSIERCENLVKVIYDKFDASHDFQHIQRVRRNAHIISGQEGNVRNDLIELAVLLHDISDVKYSGTEGKKQETAIINQLELSPLDRKRIVEIIESVSFNGGNEKEATSIEAKIVRDADRLDAMGAIGIARTFAFGGARGRNLYDWSETARLNMSEKEYHTKDTSSVTHFYEKLLLLKDLMVTKTGKKLALQRHEYMLAFIDQLKIETSEEY
- a CDS encoding cold-shock protein, yielding MHQGKVKWFNIEKGYGFIEYNNGDDVFVHFTGIQSDGFRTLEEGQNVTFEIIEGNRGPQAANVLLISK
- a CDS encoding zinc-finger domain-containing protein; the protein is MNKKTVIREIDNLLGTYCDGCFIKRELNNKGGKTLAHRFCISGCTVGDQLQFLGKELSKVKTKN
- a CDS encoding queuosine precursor transporter, which produces MFNEVLGLAFAILNMIFVLIMYKFFGKTGLFVWVGFATVLANIQVVKLIEIFGLTATLGNAVYGSIFLVTDILNEKYGKKEAKKAVWLGFSSLIMMTIIMQLVIQFQPAPDDFAQDSLETIFGLIPRIALGSLIAYIISQYTDVIIFSFLRKVFPADGAFWIRNNGSTMISQLLDTLIFTTIAFVGVFPKEIWLSVFISTYALKFLVSIIGTPFGYLAKRITPVDEK